The Pyrus communis chromosome 12, drPyrComm1.1, whole genome shotgun sequence genomic sequence TACTAATTTAAAGAACAAACAAAGAGACTCATGCAAGATTCCACCTTGTCTGGCAAGATTGAACCTCTTGGGTCCACTTCTCTTTGAGTTTACAGGGGTTGTAtgctaaaaagggatggatggtaaacaattTTACatgagggaatcgatactacaacactaaGGGAGGTAACAGAGCTTTTATACTAGACAAAAGATAACTTTTACGAGGAAACTATTGCTAAAGAGACTGAGTCTAAGTTGATTTTAGGCTTGAAGATTACGAactggcttgagagcagagtttgtatgcttgtttgtttgattggtggAGTATCCTTGTCTTTGTTGTCTCTTCTCCCTTTTATAGGCAATTTGGCCTGAAGGTCAGGGTATTGCTTTTGCTCGAAAGCTCTTGAAAGGTAGTGAATCATCAGCTTTTTACATGTAGTGCCACAGGAAAATTTTTCTTCGCTGATAATAGGTTAGTCTCTATCACTTGTCACTTCAGTTATAGACACGTGTTTTATGTCTTGGCTAAAAAGGCTTCGGTTTGCTTCTGGGCCTGATGCTAGTGCTTCGGGCAAGTCTTCCTTTAATTTGGCATTCTTGGGCTTTCCTTCATTCAAGCctaatattcaaatattaacctaAACAGTGCCCCCTTTAATAATTGTTGAGTTCGGAAATCGAGGAGTTAATGATGATTAAACAGCCGCTGCATGCTTTCACTTGAGACTTTTACCATTTTGAAATAGCCGTTTTGTTTAACTAAACCTTTTCACTAACCCACGATTTTCAACGTTTTAACTAACTGTGTATTATATAACCTCCTCTTAAAACTCTTGGCCAAAATACCTTAGCAATCCTAATCCTTTGAATTACGGGTCGGTtggaaaaaccgaaaaccgaaaaaaatcgAGCCGaaatgaaccaaaaaaaaaaaaaccaaacctaaACTGTCAAACTAAGCCAAACCAAATCTAATTTGgctcggtttcggtttttgaggttaggaaaccgaaccgaactgaTATATGAAAATCATATATAAATCCTCAAAACCTGATGTCATGAAGATTCAAACCCCTTTCCTCCAGGTTGCTGATAGTTGCTTTAAGCCAACTTGACTGCTAGTTTTGTTTGCTATAATTGTACAAATATGTTATTTATACGGATTCTAATATTTAAtgccttataaaaaaaaataatttaagtttACAAATCCCTACCCTAGCCATCACACGGCTCACTCCCAttctcaaactctctctctctgttcccTCCTCTGCCTTTTTCCTCTCTACCtcctcagtctctctctctctctctccttcctctcttcctccaaatcactcTCTCTCCAGTCTTCTCATGTCCTTCTCGCGGattccttcttccaaaccatgATTTTCCCTCATCCCTTTCGAATCGGAACCCCCTCCAAATTGGAAGATTCTACTCCGGATTTTCCGATCTCTCACAGGTaattttcaaatcaaaacaaatatGATTTGTATTGTGGTTTTGCTGAATTAAAATGGGTTTTTctcttaattattttgttgggtttttgcaTATTGTTCATATTTTTGGGGTTTTCCATATTGTCTGTTCGTTTTCTCCATTAATTTTTGGTAATCCAACAAATCGTTGGTGTTAGGATAAATAAATTATGCAATTTATTTTGACATGaaagcaaaaaattaataaaccaGTGCAGTAATCTTACAAATTTTATGGAAAGGTTATATACTTATGTTTACTTTCATGTGTTTAAACATCCATTTCAAAAGACAGTTGATGTAGGAAACCATGGAATTCGAGTGGTTATTACTGAGCATCATTTCGGAAATGCAAGTGGGAACAGTGGGATAGCTCCTTGTTCACATAAATAATTCTAGATCCTAGTTGCAATGATTTGTTTGTGATTTTCTACATCTAAAAGATTCACTAACCCTTATCATTTGTGACGTTTTGAACTGAATCAACAACAATGTTTTATTAGGAATTTTTTTGCAAttgaaaggagaaaaaaaaaaaaaaaaacccctaacCGGAAAAAAaccaactaaaaaaaattgaaccgaaccaaaatttcggtttggtttcggtttcttttttggcaaaaaaccaaaccgtttcAAACTGAACCCAGCCCTACTTTGAATTTCCAaagctttcaaattttttgaatttcccAAAACTCTCTTGTTCTCTCAATTCTTGCTCTTAGTCCTAATTTTCTTCCCAtcttcttttcaaaatcatCAAATAGCACCCAAAGCTACCCAATATTCCAGTGAATCTGGCGAAGGCATTGCCACTATGCGTCATTTGCTCAACGACCTTCATCACCCTCGAGTTAGCCTGCCAACCTCACTTTCTTCGAAGAGggaatagtgcattccctgggACCTGCATAGGCCTCTAAGGTCCTAATTGTAGTAAAGAGCAATATACCCAAGGCCAACTGGTATTTCGACCTCCAAGTGGTCTAGCCATCAAAGAGGTTTTCCTTTGATGAAAGACGAGGGCTGGACgcagtggataaatgggcttgAGCGCATCTTCAAGAAGAAATGGATGAATGACGACATATATGAGCTAATCATGTTTTCCAAGACCACCGTGATTGCCAAGCCCAAGCTGCTGACCACAGCTCTTCTCTTCTAGAATTCAAAGGCCAATACCTTCAATTTCAGGATGGGTCCCATGTCCCCAGCCATTCTCGACATGGCTCAAGTCTTCAGGCTAAGGCCCTCGGGCAAAGTTGTGGATGTTACCTACGACTAGTCTCCCTTTTCACGCCCGATTGCTGAAGCTTGAGCACTTCTGATATTGTGACTCATCTGGAGTACAACTCTTCTACTTTTAAGAGTTATCGGACTTTTTTCACAGGCTTTATCTCGTTTGTTAAGAAGAACTTTGGTCCTTCCTCCACCAATGCCAACAGAAATCAAGAGCACATGAACTTTCTTCTGTACTATCTCAACAAGCAGGGAGTAAAGGTTGAGTGGATCCCTTTGGTGGAAGCTCTCTATAACTTTGATGACATGGCCACGGGCCCCTTCCTCCTCGCTCATCTTTATCATCTTCTTTATGAGATGGCTCGAGGCACTCTTTTCAAGACCAACCTCAATGAAGCCAACCTGAATGGTCCAGTCATGGTTGTAATGGTACTTTCTTGAGCTTCGGGCACCAAATCTCAAGTTTCCCGAATGAGTGGCCCCCGTCCATAATCTAGCCAAGGCATCATCCACCAATTACTCCACATTCCCTTGCCTATACTTTTTCAAAGTTTGCAGGACTCAAGCAAACTTGGAGTGGAGAGCTTCAATACTGAGAATATACCCTTGGTTTTTAGACCAAATCTTCCATAATGCCTTCGGGGATGATGCCAGCCCATTTTTCAAGGAGAAATTGATAAGTTGCATTCAGCCAAAAGATCTGGCTTGGGGTGTAAGGAGCGACGATTATGAACTCAGGCTGGAGGTTTATCATCCAAACTTCTGCAGCAGGCAGCTAGGTTTCAAGCAAGCCATTCCAGCCTCTTTTTTTTACTCTGTGCACTGTGGCACCTCCTACTATCTTCACTCTCCACTAGAAGTCACATTTCGAGCTGCTCAACGAAGTCTTGAAGTCATGAGCAAGATTGCCCATAAGCTTGTGGTGCTGAATTTTGAGTGTACTCCTTCATTTTCTACTTCCTGGGAAGCTAAGTGGACTAAAAAGTATAGATGGGATTTGCGGGAAACCCATGACCATCTCTGCGGCCAACTCTCAATCAAGTCTTATCCCAAGCCAGATGAGCTTGAAAACTGGAAAGAGATGGTCCACCAAAAGAACCAACTTCTCCTAATAGGTACCTTTTATTCTTTTAACTTGTATTTTATGATATTTTATCATCAGGCCCTCTTCTAATTTTttccttggttattttgaaCTTGCAAGGCAACATCAGAGAAGTGGATGTCGGGCTAGATGAAGCAGCCACAGACAAACTTGTCCTTCAAGGGGCAACAACTGAGCTGGGAGTGAATATATTTCTGAACTTTTTGGAGATTCAGAGGCAAAAGCTGAGATGGAGATTCGGGCACCACAGCAGGCAAGGGTAACTGTGGTGGAAACCTCAGAATTCGAGCCTAAAGATCAGCCCAAGACTTGGCCTATTTTGTCTATTCCGCGAGCAACTCCTACCAAGAAGAGGACAAAGGTTCAGACCTCCAAAGCTTCCAAAGCCCCCTCTGCCTCTACTACTTCTACTGTTTTTCCAACTAAGACGGGCAGAAAGAAGCAAAAGTCTTCTAGTAAACaatcttctatttttctttattgTCATTTCACTTTGTCTTGGAATATGAATTAACCACTTTCTACAACTAGGGCCTCAAGGAACCAAAAAACCAACTTTTGTTTCAAGGGAGAAGCCATTGGGGGCAAAGATGTATCAGAAGGACAAGCCCCTCCTTAACACTACCATCAAGGAGTTGAAGGTATAAACTATTATTTTGAGCATCCAACTTTTCTTCATAATTATCTCTCATAATACTTGTACTGATTCCTCACTTTTGTTTTAAAAGAGGACATTAAAGGTGAAAGGTCTATTTAGCCCGAGCCTTCTTCTCCTCCTACCCGATCAGTGCATGTTTCCCCTCTCGGGTTAAGCCTTCAACGATATacctctttctcttttttggcTTTAAACTTATATCTTCACCACTGTTAGAGTTTAATGATTGATTTCCATTCTTTTGTAGGCCAAGATTGGGGAAGCTGCATCTTCAATCAGGCAAGGCTTAACTCACATGTCTTCTATTCCTCCCCCTGTATTGGTGGTGACTCCAACTTCCCAATTCAATCCAAGTATTGGGGAGATGTTGCACTTTGTGGAGGACAACAGTAACTTAGTGAGCATTTTTATCTTGACATTTTTGTGCTTAAAGTCATCTCCTTCTTTTATACTTATCTTCTTTTTGCTTTTCCCAGTCTTCCCCAACACATTAGTCTCATTAACCAGTAACAACTATATTTGGGAGCCCATAGTCCCTGAGATCCTTGTGGTCTCATAGGTGATTAGCCCACAGGCTTCTCCTCAAGCAGCAGCAACCACAGAGGAACTTTCTCATCCTATTCAAGATCTTGCTCATGTTTAGAAGTACTTTTACTTCTATTTGTTTTTCTGCATAAGTTGGCTACTGACACTTTTTGGTGCTACAGGCAAGTTGTTTATAGGCCTCTAATGAGGGCTCGGGCATTATTCATTCTTCTTCAGTAAGCAAAAATGATCCATCTCAACAACTAAAAGAAAGAACTCATCCTCCACCTCCTTCCAAGGCTTCAGGTTCAATTCAGGTATACCAACTTCCCTTtctagttttcttttcttctattaCAGACTAATTTTCTAATCTTTCTTCCCTTTGTTTGCAACAAAGTCTTAGCGAGGGCTCGGGCCAGTCTCTTCCACCTCTAGTGCACAAGGCAGATTTTCCTAGGCCTTCCTTGGCTTTTGGGGTCATGGGGATTCCTATTCCTCGGCACAAGAAGAAAGCCACTGCTGCTGCCACCTCCATTCTTCATCGTGAGTCCCTTCTTTCTTTGCCAACCAAGACTGCCCCTTTTACTACTACTGAAGGTGTTGGAAAGATGTCTCCACTTTTAGCGTCCACTTCTTCAGCGGCATCTTTGCCCGAGCTGGTCAGGATCAGGTAAATCAAGACCAAGCTGTAGTCTCATTCGCCTTCCTCCAAgttcattttctccaaaatgtTTGCCAAATCTTCAAGGATTGGATGAGGAGCGACTTTACTGCTTCCTTTCGTCTTAAGGTCCTTCATGATGTTGAGAAGGCCTTGATTGAGCTTTACAAGGCTTAGTTACTGTCAAATGCTCATTACGAGTCATTTCTCAGTTTCTTTGAGAACATTCAAGCGTTGAGGGATCAACACCAGCGGGCGGAGCGGGCATCTAATAGAGTAAAGTGTTATCAAGAGAAACATAATCAAACTTGTACCACACTCCAACAACTAGTAGAGGCAGGGTCAGTGATGGATAATGGGATTGCAATAGTAGATTTTGAGATTCAAAGACTGGAGAAGCAACTTTCTTCGTTGAAGGCTGAAAAGATAACCTTAACCAACTATCTTTTTCAGAAGGtagaagaaatgaagaagattacCCAAGAAGTTGAAGATTTCAAAGCCCAACTTGCCAATAGCAATATGTACCTAGGAGAGCCAGGTAGAATCTTCACCATTATGCAAACTTATTATTCTAGGATAGCTGCCTTGGCCGAAGATGAAAAGTTATTAGGCTAAGATCCTTGTAATCTCcttatgaaatgaaatgaatctTTTCTTCACCTTTACTTGTCTTATTGTCCTTCAAATTTTTAACTATAGTAAACTAACTTCAACTTTTCTCAATTTGCTTAAATCTCTTTAATATAACAATCTCTTGCATCCCATAAAGTTAGATGAtatttcttcaaaaacttagcattAATTAGATGCCTTTGCAAGCTTCCTTCTAAATCTACCAAGTAATATCCTTCTCTATCCAGTGTTTGGTTAACAGTGAAGGGGCCTTCCCAAATGGGACTCCACTTCCCAAAGCTTCTAACTTGAGCTTCAAAGGGAAAAATTGTTTTCCACACTAATTCCCCTTCTTTGAAGGCTCTTAGCTTTACCTTCTTGTCATATGCTCGGGCAATACCTCTCTTCCCTTCTTGAATCTTGTTTAAAGTTTCAATTTGGACTATATCTAGATCTTCAACTCTTTGGCACATAGCTTGGATGTATTCTTCACTATGTAAACCATACTGGTTTTGAAGTCTAACCGAACTTATATTGATCTCCATAGGAAGCACAACATATTGCCTGAAGGCGAGGGCATAGGGAGTAGTTCCAGTTCCCACTCTCTTGGAGGTTTTGTAAGCCCACAAAGTGTCTCCCAACTTCTCATGCCATTTCTCTGGACTACCTGCCACCATGCTTTTAATAATGTTCACCAAGATCTTGTTGCTGACCTCAACTTGACCATTTGATTGGGGGTAGTAAGGACTAGATTAGATCATCTTAATCTTGAACTTGCAAATTCCTCTACTTCTTTTGAAATAAAAGATGGCCCGCAGTCTGTAACAATTGTCTTAGGCACCCCATACCTATGTAAGATCTTAATTTCAATGAACTTCTTGACAACAGTTGAATTGATAATCTTCACAGTTGAAGCTTCCACCCACTTGGTAAAGTAATCTGTTGccacaattatgaatatgtacCTTTTGCTAGAAGATGGATAAATTTGCCTGATGAAGTCCATGGCCCATCCTTTGAATGGCCAAGGCTTAACCATAGGGTTTAAGGGTACTGAGGGCACATGTTGGAAAGGTTCATGCCTTTGACATTTTTCACACCCTCGGGCATAGGCTTTGCAGTCCTTCTCCATCTCGGGCCAAAAGTAGTCATATCTTCTTAACAACCACCTCATCTTAGTTCCAGCTTGATGTGCTCCAGAAGCCAACTGCACCATTTCAGTGCCCCAATAACTCAACAATTGAGTGGCTACCAAGTAATAACCGGCCATAGTGATGTGTTTGCACTTGTAATAACCAACTTTGAATCACTAAACACCTCCAGTTTAGTTGTCCCCAACTCTATCAAGTTCTCTAGACCAATTATCAATGCTTCATACTCTACCCGATTGTTGGTAGTATCTTGATAATCCATAAGGAATGAATAGCAATGGTGAACCCCCTTAGGATTAATAATGATGATCCTAGCCCCAGTAGCACTTTGACTACAAGATCCATCAAAATACAACTTCCAATGAGTGATCCAGAGGCTAGTTATCCTTTTTACCTCTTGTTGAATCCATTCCTCTTTGCTCGAGAGAGCTCTGCTTGGTGGGATCTAGAGACTGGATACCTCTAAAGTCCCTGGATATTGATAAAGTTCATCCTGTGATTCTTGGTGCTCGGCCAAGAAGTCTCTGAGGTACATACTGAAAACTGAAGTTTGATAGTGCTAGAATCCACTTTCCAATCCTTCCAGTTAGCATTGGTTTTGATAGCATGTATTTGATTACATCGGTCTTGGCAATGATGTAAATGTGGCAAGGCAACATGTGATGCCTTAATTT encodes the following:
- the LOC137710056 gene encoding uncharacterized protein, with protein sequence MVAGSPEKWHEKLGDTLWAYKTSKRVGTGTTPYALAFRQYVVLPMEINISSVRLQNQYGLHSEEYIQAMCQRVEDLDIVQIETLNKIQEGKRGIARAYDKKVKLRAFKEGELVWKTIFPFEAQVRSFGKWSPIWEGPFTVNQTLDREGYYLVDLEGSLQRHLINAKFLKKYHLTLWDARDCYIKEI